The following are encoded together in the Phragmites australis chromosome 19, lpPhrAust1.1, whole genome shotgun sequence genome:
- the LOC133901020 gene encoding putative serine/threonine-protein kinase translates to MAERKLHHTSVVPRDFSFQLLEDITDGFSKEHKVGSGGYGDVYKGVLHDGEVIAVKKLNPMMLALDDELFEKEFNNLMRVQHQNIVRLLGYCYETKHIHIEIDGQFHLAKITNRALCFEYLQHGSLDKHLYDESCGLDWCTRYKIIKGICEGLNYLHGGLNKPVFHLDLKPSNILLDKNMVPKIADFGLSRFLLETKSDILTETMKGTVAYMPPEYLAQRQISKEYDIFSLGIIIIQIITGPEGHSKYLKGSPQEFIDLVHNKWGNRIQTTSMYTEEYCQQVKRCIEIAINCLEIERKKRPKIGDIIYDLTQTESVIHEVSMPFSEEFKSTSLLQEGRGGGEEKK, encoded by the exons ATGGCGGAGAGAAAGTTACATCATACTAGTGTGGTGCCAAGGGATTTTTCGTTCCAGCTGCTAGAAGATATTACAGATGGTTTCTCTAAGGAGCATAAAGTCGGTAGTGGTGGGTATGGAGATGTTTACAAG GGAGTACTGCATGATGGGGAAGTGATTGCTGTGAAGAAGTTAAATCCCATGATGCTAGCACTTGATGATGAGCTATTTGAGAAAGAATTTAATAACCTAATGAGGGTCCAGCATCAGAACATTGTACGGTTACTTGGCTACTGCTACGAAACAAAGCACATACATATTGAGATCGATGGACAATTTCATTTAGCTAAAATAACAAACAGAGCCCTTTGCTTCGAATACTTGCAGCATGGCAGCCTTGACAAGCATCTTTATG ATGAATCATGTGGACTTGATTGGTGCACACGCTACAAAATAATTAAGGGGATCTGTGAAGGTTTAAATTACCTTCATGGAGGATTAAACAAACCTGTTTTCCATCTGGACCTAAAACCTTCCAATATATTGCTAGATAAGAACATGGTACCGAAAATTGCAGATTTTGGGTTGTCGAGGTTCCTCTTGGAAACAAAAAGCGATATATTGACAGAAACTATGAAAGGCACGGT TGCGTACATGCCTCCAGAGTACCTAGCACAACGCCAAATCTCTAAAGAGTACGATATATTCAGTTTAGGCATTATAATCATACAGATAATAACTGGACCTGAGGGCCACTCCAAATATCTTAAAGGGTCTCCCCAAGAATTTATCGACCTT GTGCACAATAAATGGGGGAATAGGATACAGACAACATCAATGTACACAGAAGAATATTGCCAGCAAGTGAAGAGATGCATTGAGATAGCAATAAACTGCCTGGaaattgaaagaaaaaagaggccCAAGATAGGAGATATTATCTACGACTTGACACAGACAGAATCTGTCATTCATGAAGTGTCGATGCCATTTTCTGAGGAGTTCAAAAGTACTAGTTTACTacaagaaggaagaggaggaggggaggagaagaag